The following proteins are co-located in the Myxococcus fulvus genome:
- a CDS encoding ABC transporter ATP-binding protein — MAPRPSAHVYRRLLGYLRPYRPLLAAGVGASLVAAMATSAYAWVVGPLLRAVLTSQPVTVAGVSLPGDALLRRLPLVVVALALVKAAAQFLQGGLMQRLGQRVMADLRGFLYGRLLGQPPAFFERRHSGELLARFTSDVPMVEFSITQALSSYVKDGLQALALLTTCFLIDAKLFLFTFIVVPVTVLPINRFARSLKKVAARSLQSLGVQTSLMAEQLQNLPVVQAYGGQARALEAFDVEADKYLGEMRRSLFLRGAVSPTVELLGIAGVAMAVAWGARAVSADPELAGRLLSFLAAALLLYQPVKSLSGTLSQVLTGLAAAERLFAIADEPSPPDTGDDARPLSKALVLKDVKATYQDGREALRGVDLVVPAGKRVALVGPSGAGKTTLFSVLLGFLPTSGGQVLWDDTPLSSLKPSSVRGQLAWVPQEPVLFSGTVRHNLRLGRPEATDAELWEALKLAHAEDFVRAMPGGLDESVGERGARLSGGQRQRLALARAFLCKPSVLLLDEPTSALDAASEAAVGAGLETLMRGRTVLVIAHRLSTVRDADVIAVVEEGRIVEAGTHAELLALRGRYTRLLGEGAVAA; from the coding sequence GTGGCTCCTCGTCCTTCCGCACACGTCTACCGCCGACTCCTCGGCTATCTGCGTCCCTACCGCCCGTTGCTCGCGGCGGGAGTGGGCGCGTCCCTGGTCGCCGCGATGGCCACGTCCGCGTACGCGTGGGTCGTCGGTCCGCTGTTGCGCGCGGTGCTCACCAGTCAGCCCGTCACGGTGGCGGGCGTGTCGCTGCCGGGTGATGCGTTGTTGCGACGGCTGCCGCTGGTGGTCGTCGCGCTCGCGCTGGTGAAGGCCGCGGCCCAGTTCCTCCAGGGCGGGCTGATGCAGCGGCTGGGCCAGCGGGTGATGGCGGATTTGAGAGGCTTCCTCTACGGGCGCCTGCTCGGACAGCCGCCCGCGTTCTTCGAGCGGCGTCACTCGGGAGAGCTGCTCGCGCGCTTCACGTCGGACGTGCCGATGGTGGAGTTCTCCATCACGCAGGCGCTGTCATCGTACGTGAAGGATGGGCTGCAGGCGTTGGCCCTGTTGACGACGTGCTTCCTCATCGACGCGAAGCTTTTCCTCTTCACGTTCATCGTGGTGCCGGTGACCGTGCTGCCCATCAATCGCTTCGCCCGCTCGCTGAAGAAGGTCGCCGCCCGCTCGCTGCAGAGCCTGGGCGTGCAGACGTCGCTGATGGCCGAGCAGCTTCAGAACCTGCCGGTGGTGCAGGCCTACGGCGGGCAGGCGCGGGCGCTCGAGGCCTTCGACGTGGAGGCGGACAAGTACCTGGGCGAGATGCGCCGCTCGCTGTTCCTGCGCGGCGCGGTGAGCCCCACGGTGGAGCTGCTCGGCATCGCGGGCGTGGCCATGGCGGTGGCGTGGGGGGCGCGCGCCGTGTCGGCGGACCCGGAGCTGGCCGGGCGGCTGTTGTCGTTCCTGGCCGCGGCGCTGCTCTTGTACCAGCCGGTGAAGTCGCTGAGCGGCACGCTGTCGCAGGTGCTCACGGGCCTGGCCGCGGCGGAGCGGCTGTTCGCCATCGCGGACGAGCCTTCGCCTCCGGACACGGGTGACGACGCGCGGCCGCTGTCGAAGGCGCTGGTGCTCAAGGACGTGAAGGCCACGTACCAGGACGGACGCGAGGCGCTGCGCGGCGTGGACCTGGTGGTGCCCGCGGGCAAGCGCGTGGCGTTGGTGGGGCCGTCCGGCGCGGGGAAGACGACGCTGTTCTCCGTGCTGCTGGGCTTCCTGCCGACGTCGGGCGGACAGGTGTTGTGGGACGACACGCCGCTGTCGTCGCTCAAGCCGTCGAGCGTGCGCGGGCAGCTCGCGTGGGTGCCGCAGGAGCCGGTGCTGTTCTCGGGGACGGTGCGCCACAACCTGCGGCTGGGACGGCCGGAGGCGACGGACGCGGAGCTGTGGGAGGCGTTGAAGCTGGCGCACGCGGAGGACTTCGTGCGCGCGATGCCGGGTGGACTGGACGAGTCCGTGGGTGAGCGCGGCGCGAGGTTGTCGGGCGGACAGCGGCAGCGATTGGCGCTGGCCCGCGCGTTCCTGTGCAAGCCATCGGTGTTGCTGCTCGACGAGCCGACGAGCGCGCTGGACGCGGCGAGCGAGGCCGCGGTGGGCGCGGGGCTGGAGACGCTGATGCGCGGGCGCACGGTGCTGGTGATTGCGCACCGGTTGTCCACCGTGCGCGACGCGGACGTCATCGCCGTGGTGGAGGAGGGCCGCATCGTCGAGGCCGGCACCCACGCGGAGCTGCTCGCGCTGCGCGGCCGGTACACGCGACTGCTGGGTGAAGGCGCGGTCGCCGCGTAA
- the dnaJ gene encoding molecular chaperone DnaJ, translated as MPAAAGQKRDYYEVLGVAKTVSAQELKSAFRKVALQYHPDRNPGNNEAEEKFKEASEAYEVLSDPDRRAKYDRFGHSGNPFEGFGGAGGGFQGVNINDIFGEIFGDIFGGGRGGGRRTSSRGADLRYNLEITFEEAAFGSRPKVTIPRPKKCETCSGSGSKSGAGPRPCGTCGGNGELRYTQGFFAVSRPCGDCGGTGAVVPDPCARCKGSGKTPSEEVIEVAIPAGVDNGTRVRLTGMGEPGDRGGPPGDLYVTVIVKEHPLFQREEYEVFCEVPISFTHAALGAKIDVPTLDGKVKMTIPAGTQSGKVFRLKAKGIPHLHSQQRGDQHVRVVVETPTELSSKQRDLLEKLAELSGEESHPQSKSFFAKVKELFG; from the coding sequence ATGCCAGCGGCGGCGGGACAGAAACGCGACTACTACGAGGTCTTGGGTGTGGCCAAGACCGTCTCCGCGCAGGAGCTCAAGAGCGCGTTTCGCAAGGTGGCGCTCCAGTACCACCCGGATCGCAACCCGGGGAACAACGAGGCCGAGGAGAAGTTCAAGGAGGCCTCGGAAGCCTACGAGGTGCTCAGCGACCCTGACCGGCGGGCGAAGTACGACCGCTTCGGGCACTCGGGCAACCCCTTCGAGGGCTTCGGCGGCGCGGGCGGCGGGTTCCAGGGCGTCAACATCAACGACATCTTCGGCGAGATTTTCGGCGACATCTTCGGCGGTGGCCGGGGTGGCGGACGCCGCACCAGCTCGCGTGGCGCGGACCTGCGCTACAACCTGGAGATCACCTTCGAGGAGGCCGCGTTCGGCAGCCGGCCCAAGGTGACGATTCCCCGGCCGAAGAAGTGCGAGACGTGCAGCGGCTCGGGCAGCAAGAGCGGCGCGGGTCCGCGGCCTTGCGGCACCTGCGGCGGCAACGGCGAGCTGCGCTACACCCAGGGCTTCTTCGCGGTGTCGCGGCCGTGCGGTGACTGCGGCGGCACGGGCGCGGTGGTGCCGGACCCGTGCGCGCGCTGCAAGGGCTCGGGCAAGACGCCGTCCGAAGAGGTCATCGAGGTGGCCATCCCCGCGGGCGTGGACAACGGCACGCGCGTGCGGCTGACCGGCATGGGCGAGCCCGGCGACAGGGGCGGTCCTCCGGGCGACCTCTACGTCACCGTCATCGTCAAGGAGCACCCGCTCTTCCAGCGCGAGGAGTACGAGGTCTTCTGCGAGGTGCCCATCTCCTTCACCCACGCGGCGCTGGGCGCGAAGATCGACGTCCCCACGCTCGACGGGAAGGTGAAGATGACCATCCCGGCCGGCACCCAATCCGGAAAAGTCTTCAGGCTCAAGGCCAAGGGCATCCCCCACCTGCACAGCCAGCAGCGCGGAGACCAGCACGTGCGCGTGGTGGTGGAGACGCCCACGGAGCTGTCCTCCAAGCAGCGCGACCTGCTCGAGAAGCTCGCGGAGCTGTCGGGCGAGGAGTCCCATCCCCAGTCGAAGAGCTTCTTCGCCAAGGTGAAGGAGCTGTTCGGCTGA
- a CDS encoding penicillin-binding protein activator gives MEVLPTLRRSLIVALALLLTACPRTSRTPSGGTTGEDVPTGDPFPKKPAIEVRKDASADAALAQARQTAQATPDKKQAAEAYLSVRKAYPATTAGQDALYQAGVLFFESKDYVNARKSFNELLFENPLYTQAEDAKRKLALSAMEVGAYRDAYQTLSSLAERAEGAEKEQLLRDAARAAEGAGLYGQSLTMAVEEAGQAKTQAERDAAVARVEALVEGRADFVDIARVADGLSPSNPAWPVLTFKLARVYYHLREWNRLEETLNRFLAEAPGSPFAPQARELLARATRRVEAKPRTVGVLLPMTGRYQPIGEAVLRGIQLGLEGSDIELVVKDTQGDVNKTGQAMEQLAFDDGAIAVLGPVLADDSKRAALVAEELQVPLLTMTRQDGVTDLGAYVFRNMLTNAAQANAVADYAINVKGYKKFALLYPNIPYGVELANEFWDQVVDQGGVVRGAERYSHDQTTFTQEAKKLVGRYYLEDRGDYVEGVRDLQGENLDAFRRRKALEKVKSGVEPIIDFEAIFMPDDWRRVSLVAPALAVEDIVTNACDPRDLERIRKTTGKKELKTVTLFGANQWSSPKGRSGLPELIERGGKFVTCSVYVDGFFVDSQRPATRNFVRKYRESYKQETGKDPGLLEAIGYDSGRMLRQLVEKKEGAPRTRAQMRESLANLKDFDGATGRTSFNDKREAVKQLFLLSIDNKGVTEINVDKEREKAASATGGSGS, from the coding sequence ATGGAAGTCCTGCCTACCTTGCGCCGCTCGCTCATCGTCGCGCTGGCCCTGCTGCTGACGGCCTGTCCTCGTACCTCCCGCACTCCGTCCGGTGGCACCACGGGCGAGGACGTGCCCACGGGGGACCCGTTCCCGAAGAAGCCCGCCATCGAGGTGCGCAAGGACGCGTCCGCGGACGCGGCGCTCGCCCAGGCGCGGCAGACGGCCCAGGCCACGCCGGACAAGAAGCAGGCCGCGGAGGCCTACCTGTCCGTGCGCAAGGCGTACCCGGCGACGACGGCGGGCCAGGACGCGCTCTACCAGGCGGGTGTCCTGTTCTTCGAGTCCAAGGACTACGTCAACGCGCGCAAGTCCTTCAACGAGCTGCTCTTCGAGAACCCGCTCTACACCCAGGCCGAGGACGCCAAGCGCAAGCTGGCGCTGTCCGCCATGGAGGTGGGCGCGTACCGGGACGCGTACCAGACGCTGTCGAGCCTCGCCGAGCGCGCCGAGGGCGCCGAGAAGGAGCAGCTGCTGCGTGACGCGGCGCGCGCCGCCGAGGGCGCGGGCCTGTACGGCCAGTCGCTGACGATGGCGGTGGAGGAGGCGGGGCAGGCGAAGACGCAGGCGGAGCGTGACGCCGCGGTGGCCCGGGTGGAGGCGCTGGTGGAGGGCCGCGCGGACTTCGTGGACATCGCGCGCGTGGCGGACGGGCTGTCGCCGTCCAACCCGGCCTGGCCCGTGCTCACCTTCAAGCTGGCGCGCGTCTACTACCACCTGCGCGAGTGGAACCGGCTGGAGGAGACGCTCAACCGTTTCCTGGCGGAGGCGCCTGGCAGCCCGTTCGCGCCCCAGGCCCGGGAGCTGCTCGCGCGCGCCACGCGGCGCGTGGAGGCCAAGCCCCGCACGGTGGGCGTGCTGCTGCCCATGACGGGCCGCTACCAGCCCATCGGCGAGGCGGTGCTGCGCGGCATCCAGCTGGGCCTGGAGGGCAGCGACATCGAGCTGGTGGTGAAGGACACGCAGGGCGACGTGAACAAGACGGGCCAGGCGATGGAGCAGCTCGCCTTCGACGACGGCGCCATCGCGGTGCTGGGGCCGGTGCTCGCGGACGACTCCAAGCGCGCGGCGCTGGTGGCCGAGGAGCTCCAGGTGCCGCTGCTCACCATGACGCGGCAGGATGGCGTCACGGACCTGGGCGCGTACGTGTTCCGCAACATGCTGACCAACGCCGCGCAGGCCAACGCCGTCGCGGACTACGCCATCAACGTGAAGGGCTACAAGAAGTTCGCCCTGCTGTACCCGAACATCCCGTACGGCGTGGAGCTGGCGAACGAGTTCTGGGACCAGGTGGTGGACCAGGGCGGCGTGGTGCGCGGCGCGGAGCGCTACTCGCATGACCAGACGACGTTCACCCAGGAGGCCAAGAAGCTGGTGGGCCGCTACTACCTCGAGGACCGCGGCGACTACGTCGAGGGCGTGCGCGACTTGCAGGGTGAGAACCTGGACGCCTTCCGCCGCCGCAAGGCGCTGGAGAAGGTGAAGAGCGGCGTCGAGCCCATCATCGACTTCGAGGCCATCTTCATGCCGGACGACTGGCGGCGGGTGAGCCTGGTGGCCCCGGCGCTGGCGGTGGAGGACATCGTCACCAACGCGTGCGACCCGCGCGATTTGGAGCGCATCCGCAAGACGACGGGCAAGAAGGAGCTGAAGACGGTGACGCTCTTCGGCGCCAACCAGTGGAGCAGCCCCAAGGGGCGCTCGGGCCTGCCGGAGCTCATCGAGCGCGGCGGCAAGTTCGTCACCTGCTCGGTGTACGTGGACGGCTTCTTCGTGGACTCGCAGCGGCCGGCCACGCGCAACTTCGTGCGCAAGTACCGCGAGTCGTACAAGCAGGAGACGGGCAAGGACCCGGGCCTCTTGGAGGCCATCGGCTACGACTCCGGCCGCATGCTCCGCCAGCTGGTGGAGAAGAAGGAGGGCGCTCCGCGCACGCGCGCGCAGATGCGTGAGTCGCTCGCCAACCTGAAGGACTTCGACGGCGCCACCGGCCGCACCTCGTTCAACGACAAGCGCGAGGCCGTCAAGCAGCTCTTCCTCCTGTCCATCGACAACAAGGGCGTCACCGAAATCAACGTGGACAAGGAGCGCGAGAAGGCGGCCTCCGCGACGGGAGGCTCGGGTTCATGA